A part of Desulfomicrobium macestii genomic DNA contains:
- a CDS encoding metallophosphoesterase family protein: MLVAILSDIHGNIEALDAVWQDMAPLPVDQIVSLGDVVGYGPNPEEAVISVREHDVVCCMGNHELGIVNATERAWFNSTAQKGLGLTASLLSSESLRYIGSLPRFLCHAGARFVHGFPPDSVTTYLFQVDDAALERWFAQGEALTFVGHTHELGLVGWNGTEVVRRELGRERFMLDGSPCIVNAGSVGQPRDGNNNAKYLLWNTQTDLIEVRFVSYDIERTVAKIRERGFPDYYATRLW; the protein is encoded by the coding sequence ATGCTGGTCGCGATTCTTTCGGATATTCACGGCAACATCGAAGCCCTGGACGCTGTCTGGCAGGACATGGCACCGCTACCTGTCGATCAAATCGTGAGCCTGGGGGATGTGGTCGGCTACGGGCCGAATCCCGAGGAAGCCGTCATCTCGGTGCGCGAACATGACGTAGTGTGCTGCATGGGCAACCATGAACTCGGCATCGTCAATGCGACGGAACGCGCCTGGTTCAACTCCACGGCGCAAAAGGGACTGGGACTGACCGCGAGCCTGCTGTCTTCCGAGAGTCTGCGCTACATCGGCTCCCTGCCCCGCTTTCTGTGCCATGCCGGGGCGAGGTTCGTGCACGGGTTCCCGCCCGACAGCGTGACCACCTATCTGTTCCAGGTCGATGATGCGGCTCTTGAGCGCTGGTTTGCGCAGGGTGAGGCGCTGACCTTTGTCGGGCACACCCACGAGCTGGGTCTGGTTGGCTGGAACGGGACCGAGGTCGTGCGCAGGGAACTTGGGCGGGAGCGGTTCATGCTGGATGGGAGCCCCTGCATCGTCAACGCGGGCAGCGTCGGACAGCCCCGGGACGGAAACAACAACGCCAAATACCTGCTCTGGAATACCCAGACGGACCTGATCGAGGTGCGCTTCGTGTCCTACGACATCGAACGCACCGTGGCCAAAATCCGCGAGCGGGGATTCCCCGATTATTACGCCACGAGGCTCTGGTGA